The following proteins are co-located in the Solea solea chromosome 21, fSolSol10.1, whole genome shotgun sequence genome:
- the LOC131448734 gene encoding uncharacterized protein LOC131448734 yields the protein MKVHWWSWVLGFLCMPAEVMLYNWTVSQSPSSLSFMRVNSSVEISCSTSLSDPDGLYLYGRFHGDKSIVYLSLHDGQVVKTTPATEFTGRIHVTPEQQMEAGTGFTLNLSLLELSDTDFYYCSWTHFVSQTGRLENQPSNGTVIIITEHDPHLHCRDQIWDLTLIFSAAFTGILLFIIVALVLQCRAFKKNFRPARAEKLLRPRSPPHVCPQHRTQECSPYMVTSTNALDFRGIL from the exons ATGAAAGTCCACTGGTGGAGTTGGGTGTTGGGATTTCTCTGCATGCCTGCTGAGGTGATGCTCTACAATTGGACAG TCTCTCAAAGCCCCTCGTCCCTCTCTTTCATGAGAGTGAACTCATCGGTTGAGATCTCGTGCTCCACGTCGCTGTCCGACCCGGACGGTCTCTACCTGTACGGGCGTTTCCACGGCGATAAGAGCATCGTGTACCTATCCTTGCACGATGGACAAGTCGTCAAAACCACCCCGGCTACAGAATTTACAGGCCGAATTCACGTGACTCCAGAGCAGCAGATGGAGGCAGGTACTGGGTTCACGCTGAATCTGTCTCTGCTGGAGCTCAGTGACACCGACTTCTACTACTGCTCCTGGACTCACTTCGTATCGCAGACTGGCAGACTGGAAAACCAGCCAAGCAATGGCACCGTGATCATTATCACAG AGCACGATCCTCATCTTCACTGCAGGGACCAGATCTGGGATCTGACCTTGATTTTCTCAGCAGCATTCACTGGCATCCTGCTCTTCATCATTGTAGCACTGGTTCTGCAATGCAGAGCG tttAAGAAGAACTTCAGACCTGCCAGAGCTGAAAAACTACTCAGACCCAGAAGCCCTCCGCACGTTTGCCCTCAGCACAGGACACAGGAGTGCAGCCCCTATATGGTCACATCTACGAATGCTCTGGACTTCAGGGGCattctgtga